A single genomic interval of Flavihumibacter rivuli harbors:
- a CDS encoding IMPACT family protein → MEAKTFYTTIEKMGTAEFRDRGSKFLGFAFPIHSVESFKERLNEIKKEHPKANHHCFAYRLGLDGNNFRVNDDGEPSGSAGKPILGQIDSKELTNVGVVVVRYFGGTLLGVPGLINAYKTTAVLALQTVPFVQKPIEVIYRVQFDYTSMNEVMMIIKQFNCSIIQQDIQLFCLFTIGVPVNRLEEVLYKLKELHTVETVRA, encoded by the coding sequence ATGGAAGCAAAGACCTTTTATACTACAATAGAAAAGATGGGCACAGCCGAGTTCCGTGACAGGGGCTCCAAATTCCTTGGCTTTGCGTTTCCTATCCATTCAGTTGAATCATTCAAGGAGCGGCTTAATGAAATCAAGAAGGAGCATCCCAAGGCCAACCATCACTGCTTTGCCTATCGGCTTGGACTGGATGGAAATAACTTCCGCGTCAATGACGATGGGGAGCCTTCAGGTTCAGCCGGAAAGCCTATCCTGGGCCAGATCGACAGTAAGGAACTCACGAACGTCGGGGTAGTGGTGGTCAGGTACTTTGGCGGAACCCTGCTAGGAGTCCCGGGATTAATCAATGCTTATAAGACCACGGCTGTATTGGCCCTGCAAACCGTTCCCTTTGTTCAGAAGCCCATTGAAGTCATCTATCGCGTTCAGTTCGATTATACCAGCATGAACGAAGTGATGATGATCATTAAGCAATTCAACTGCTCCATCATTCAACAGGACATCCAACTGTTTTGCCTGTTTACCATCGGTGTCCCGGTCAACCGGCTCGAAGAGGTACTCTACAAATTAAAGGAGTTGCATACCGTAGAAACAGTAAGGGCCTGA